One region of Emys orbicularis isolate rEmyOrb1 chromosome 4, rEmyOrb1.hap1, whole genome shotgun sequence genomic DNA includes:
- the BORCS6 gene encoding BLOC-1-related complex subunit 6 encodes MERGAGLPQHIMAQVRVQAPGTAASLEDPCREGSRRQQAAAAGDRLAGGRLLDSRSLDGISQAYGASRAQEGRRATISSALELEGTVSHDGDLTHFVANNLQLKIKLSSRGSLEEPEPPGQPFPGLGRSKAADIPPIDPAVLTELERLTQEVAHKVDQMMRSLSGSIQNMTALSVGYIQTYRDAVDSLGESVDMSIKGMYTLMARCEELDRSMQPVHALAKQIREIKRTLEIFESLCK; translated from the coding sequence ATGGAGAGGGGCGCAGGCCTGCCGCAGCACATCATGGCCCAGGTGCGCGTCCAAGCCCCGGGGACCGCGGCCAGCCTGGAGGATCCGTGCCGGGAAGGCTCGCGGAGGCAGCAGGCGGCTGccgctggggacaggctggccgGAGGGCGGCTGCTGGACAGCCGCAGCTTGGATGGGATCAGCCAGGCGTACGGGGCCAGCCGGGCGCAGGAAGGGCGCCGCGCCACCATCTCCAGCGCCCTGGAGCTGGAAGGGACGGTCAGCCACGACGGGGACCTCACCCACTTCGTGGCCAACAACCTGCAGCTGAAAATCAAGCTGAGCTCCCGGGGCAGCTTGGAGGAGCCGGAGCCCCCGGGCCagcccttcccagggctggggcggagcaaaGCGGCCGACATCCCCCCCATTGACCCCGCGGTGCTGACGGAGCTGGAGCGCCTGACCCAAGAGGTGGCCCACAAAGTGGACCAGATGATGAGGAGCTTGAGCGGCAGCATCCAGAACATGACGGCCCTGAGCGTGGGCTACATCCAGACCTACCGGGACGCCGTGGACAGCCTGGGCGAGTCCGTAGACATGAGCATCAAAGGGATGTACACGCTGATGGCCCGCTGCGAGGAGCTGGACCGCTCCATGCAGCCGGTCCACGCCCTGGCCAAACAGATCCGGGAGATCAAAAGGACCCTGGAGATATTCGAGTCGCTGTGCAAGTAG
- the ITPA gene encoding inosine triphosphate pyrophosphatase, which produces MRTQAPFSPHGAGRSVSPLIGRSRGAGLGALPWLPGGEAVIGRSARRRCGSAMAAAAGRNVVFVTGNAKKLEEVLQILGDAFPYRLVAKKIDLPEYQGEPDEISIQKCREAANQIQGPVIVEDTCLCFNALGGLPGPYIKWFLEKLKPEGLYKLLAGFEDKSAYALCTFAFSTGNPEDPVKLFKGQTCGRIVEPRGPRDFGWDPCFQPDGYDQTYAELPKAVKNSISHRYRALKELSGYFSQQNNPAEATSTPS; this is translated from the exons ATGCGTACCCAGGCTCCTTTCAGTCCCCACGGCGCTGGAAGATCGGTCTCTCCTCTCATTGGCCGGTCCCGCGGGGCGGGGCTAGGCGCGTTGCCCTGGCTGCCAGGTGGCGAGGCTGTGATTGGCAGGTCAGCGCGCAGGCGCTGTGGCTCTGCTATGGCCGCCGCCGCCGGGAGGAACGTGGTGTTCGTGACCGGCAACGCCAAGAAGctagaggag GTCCTTCAGATCCTTGGGGATGCGTTTCCATACAGACTGGTCGCAAAAAAAATTGACT tgccagaataccaagggGAACCAGACGAGATCTCCATTCAGAAATGCCGGGAAGCAGCAAATCAG ATCCAGGGACCTGTTATCGTAGAAGACACTTGTTTGTGTTTCAATGCCTTGGGGGGCCTCCCAGGACCATATAT AAAATGGTTTCTAGAGAAGTTAAAACCAGAAG GTCTGTACAAGCTGTTAGCGGGGTTTGAAGACAAGTCTGCTTATGCTCTTTGCACCTTTGCATTCAGCACTGGAAACCCGGAGGACCCGGTGAAGCTGTTCAAAGGCCAGACTTGT GGTCGCATTGTTGAACCCAGAGGCCCCAGAGACTTTGGCTGGGATCCTTGCTTCCAGCCTGACGGTTATGACCAGAC gtatGCCGAGCTGCCCAAGGCAGTGAAGAACTCCATCTCCCATCGCTACAGAGCACTAAAAGAGCTCTCCGGCTATTTCAGTCAGCAGAACAACCCAGCAGAAGCCACCTCCACTCCCAGTTAG